Part of the Kamptonema formosum PCC 6407 genome, TGAGCCTAATACCAAAGGACGCATTCAATTATTTTATCGCGCGATCGCAGCTCGGATTGAAAAAGAAAGCGGGCTACTTTCTCAGATAGTAATTGATTTAAGTCACGAAGGCTTTGGCTGGGCATTAGTCTTTTCTGGCCGTCTCCTACTGGTTGCTAGAACCTTGCGCGATGCTCAACGCTTCGGTTTTGACTCCTTAGAAAAGCTAGCAGAAGAAGGAGAAAAGCTCACCTTATCGGGAATTGAACTAGGTAAATCCTATTGAGGAGAACTGTCATGTTACATCTCACACCTACTGAGTTAGAACGCTACCGTCGCCAAATTATGCTT contains:
- a CDS encoding NifX-associated nitrogen fixation protein, which produces MNATETATENTSSDVIKHPFLQELLRQIRAEDSYGFYRNWSDELILKPFVVTKQEKRKIPVDGDVEPNTKGRIQLFYRAIAARIEKESGLLSQIVIDLSHEGFGWALVFSGRLLLVARTLRDAQRFGFDSLEKLAEEGEKLTLSGIELGKSY